CCGCAAATTTCCAGAAATTTTCCTTGATGGgtttgtgaaaattttgaattttgcttCGTGGGTTTTGTTTAATCTTCGTTTTTCTTCGTGGGTTTTCAAATTAAAGGGTTGAGATTGgtgggttttttcttttttattttttttttgttttgttttgttatggTGTTGGAGTCGCTGGTTTTTTGCTGAATTTTGTGAGCTCTGGTATGGCTGCTGTGATGAGAAAACTGAGTTCTGCTATGGCGGCATCTGGTGGCGGCGACGGGGATGGTGGGGATTTTAGCATGGAGTTGGAGTTTTCGTTTGCCGTGGAGTACAAGGGTCCTCCGGTGGGTTATGATATCCCAAATGCATTTCCTGTTGATATTCGCCACATCCCAACTGCTGCTCCGGTTTCTTCAGCCTCTCTCATGAACAATTTGTCCCTCCCTGTGATTCATCCGATTTCAAAATCCACCAAGAAACCAAAAGAAGAGTCGAAACTTGAAACTGAGGTAAAGTTTGGAAAGGAAATTGTTTCTTCCAATTCAGTAACCCCTGCTGAATTGGAAATTAGCAATGGCGAAAAGGGTGTCTCGACTTTATCAGATAAAGGTGAAATCTCTGGGAAATTGGGGTCTTCTGGCAGTCTGTCTGGAAGTTTGGAGGGTGTGCTTGAATTGCCTGATGATGGTCAAGAAGCTCAAGGCTTTCCGAATTATATGAGCCCCGGTAATTGGGGTTCATCAGAGTCTGGTTCAAGTTCGAGGAGTCTTTCCTCTGAGGTTTTCTCTGGTAGAGAGGAAGCTGATACGGATGCAATTCCTCACCATGTCAAAAGGCCATCAGCTGTGACATTCCGTGATCCTGACTCAAATGACATTGTTCAGGAAGAAGAGTTTGATCTTTCTGAAGGGGAAGAAGATCTGCGAGTGAGGCCAACGATTGAGAGAAGTGGGAAGAAAGGGTCATGCTATCGATGTGGGAAAGGAAACAGACTCATGGAGAAGGAGGTTTGCATTGTTTGTGGTGCTAAGTATTGCTATAATTGTGTGCTAAGAGCAATGGGGTCAATGCCGGAAGGAAGGAAATGTGTTACTTGCATTAGTTTTGCAATTGACGAGTCAAGGCGAAGGAAACTGGGCAAGTGTTCTAGGATGTTGAAGTGGCTTCTCACTAAATCGGAAGTTGAACTGATAATGAAAGCCGAGATATCTTGCCAAGCAAATCAACTGCCAGGCAATCTTATTTTTGTGAATGGCGAACCTTTATCTCAGGAAGAGCTGGTTCGATTGCAAAGTTGCCGAAACCCACCAAAAAAGATAAAACCAGGATGCTATTGGTACGATAATGTATCTGGTTTTTGGGGAAAGGTAAAATTTGAACTcagctaaattttttattcagCTTGTTAATATTGGACCTctattttgttgtaaattgcaccTCAATGCGATGATGATTCTTCTTTAAATGAACAGGAAGGGCATAGGCCTTGCCAAATCATTAGCCCCCAGTTGAGTGTGGGAGGCCACATAAGGCGAAATGCTAGTAATGGGGATACAAATATACTGATTAACAATCGGGAGATCACAAAGTTAGAGGCCTTCATGCTGAAGGTTTTTATACTGGACTGGTTCAAGTTCTTTTGTATATTATATgctttgaaaaacaaaacacattgtattgatgcattttgttgcaattatgcaGTTGGCTGGAGTGCCATGTGAAGGAAATCTTCACTACTGGGTGAGTGCAGATGGGGAGTATCAGGAAGAGGGAATGAATCAAGTAAAGGGAAAGATATGGGACAAGGTGTGTACGCATGTGATGTGCAATAAATTGTGTTCCTTTCCGCCCTTTCCTAATTAATGTTTTGATCAAGCATCCCTTAACTGTGGAGTTACTTCTTTACAGACTACAATAAAGATGGTTTGTAACATCTTGTCTTTGCCAATTCCTTCTGGTTCTGCAAATCTTTCCACTGACGAAGTGAACACCCGGAACACCTTTGAAGAGAAAAAGCTTAACAAAATTGTTCTAGTTGGACATCACAAATCTGGTACAAGCACTATATTTAAACAGGTAAGACATTTGGGGAGGAATAACCTGATTACCCATCACTTAATATTATAAAGGTCAGCACCTAATTGGTGAATTTCCTTCCGTAGCTTCAGGGTCAGTAAAATTATTTACCCTACAAAGCTTTAGATGGTAGTAATCATTGCTGAAACTTGACAGTGAACTAGTATTGACATGACTTGAAGTTTTCAAGAAACtttttttctgatttatttGGTATATTTATACCTGTTAAAAGTTTGCGGCAAGTGCATATCAGAGATGTGTAAACatatatacatgcatgcatgtatgTTTGTATGTATTTTTCTTAATGCACCACTATGTGATGTGTTTGTAATTACTAATAATGTATTAGTGCATCCTCTCGGCAGCAGTGTTCTTCTATTTAATAACCAAGTGCAAACGTGCACACAGATAACTAAACATGACTCTTCTTTTACCACAACAATGTTGTCGTTATATTTTAAGTGACACAtcgttttctttttcccttccaCATCTGTAAGTCTAGTTTGGTACACTTTTTCTATTGTTTTCAATAAACTTTTGGAAGGAAATGTTATAGTAACTTCAACATTTCTCAGTGGGTGGTTGAGTGTCCATTTTAAAACAGCGCTGCTAGGAATATTGGTTTAAAAGGCACTTTATGAAACCAAACACTTAATTCCAATATATTTATTCCAAATGATagccttatttttttttctgacaCTAAGTACTCGCTTATTTTAGGCCAAGCTCTTGTACAATGTTCCTTTCTC
This genomic interval from Malus domestica chromosome 05, GDT2T_hap1 contains the following:
- the LOC103425777 gene encoding extra-large guanine nucleotide-binding protein 1 isoform X2; amino-acid sequence: MAAVMRKLSSAMAASGGGDGDGGDFSMELEFSFAVEYKGPPVGYDIPNAFPVDIRHIPTAAPVSSASLMNNLSLPVIHPISKSTKKPKEESKLETEVKFGKEIVSSNSVTPAELEISNGEKGVSTLSDKGEISGKLGSSGSLSGSLEGVLELPDDGQEAQGFPNYMSPGNWGSSESGSSSRSLSSEVFSGREEADTDAIPHHVKRPSAVTFRDPDSNDIVQEEEFDLSEGEEDLRVRPTIERSGKKGSCYRCGKGNRLMEKEVCIVCGAKYCYNCVLRAMGSMPEGRKCVTCISFAIDESRRRKLGKCSRMLKWLLTKSEVELIMKAEISCQANQLPGNLIFVNGEPLSQEELVRLQSCRNPPKKIKPGCYWYDNVSGFWGKEGHRPCQIISPQLSVGGHIRRNASNGDTNILINNREITKLEAFMLKLAGVPCEGNLHYWVSADGEYQEEGMNQVKGKIWDKTTIKMVCNILSLPIPSGSANLSTDEVNTRNTFEEKKLNKIVLVGHHKSGTSTIFKQAKLLYNVPFSEDERQSIKFVIQSRLYSYLGILLEGREWFEEESLIEKRKGKGRLLDEPGPSGNTSQLDDKTRYSIGPRLKAFSDWLLKSMVSGNLEAIFPAATREYAPFVEDLWKDPAIQSTYDRRNEIEMLPRPAAYFLNRAVEISRTDYEPTDMDILYAEGITSSNSLTSMEFSIPPSAGNSNLDPPYQHDPSLRYQLIRVHQSTLGGNCKLVEMFEDVDMVAFCVSLTEYDEFSTDVNGVSINKMMASKQLFENIVTHPAFDQKGFLLILNKYDLLEEKIDEAPLTRCEWFHDFNPVTSQNPSSSNNNSNNPTLAHRAFQYIAVKFKRFFHSLTDRKLFVSLVTALESDTVDEALRYASEILKWEEEVPRLINEISSASIEASSSA
- the LOC103425777 gene encoding extra-large guanine nucleotide-binding protein 1 isoform X1 translates to MAAVMRKLSSAMAASGGGDGDGGDFSMELEFSFAVEYKGPPVGYDIPNAFPVDIRHIPTAAPVSSASLMNNLSLPVIHPISKSTKKPKEESKLETEVKFGKEIVSSNSVTPAELEISNGEKGVSTLSDKGEISGKLGSSGSLSGSLEGVLELPDDGQEAQGFPNYMSPGNWGSSESGSSSRSLSSEVFSGREEADTDAIPHHVKRPSAVTFRDPDSNDIVQEEEFDLSEGEEDLRVRPTIERSGKKGSCYRCGKGNRLMEKEVCIVCGAKYCYNCVLRAMGSMPEGRKCVTCISFAIDESRRRKLGKCSRMLKWLLTKSEVELIMKAEISCQANQLPGNLIFVNGEPLSQEELVRLQSCRNPPKKIKPGCYWYDNVSGFWGKEGHRPCQIISPQLSVGGHIRRNASNGDTNILINNREITKLEAFMLKLAGVPCEGNLHYWVSADGEYQEEGMNQVKGKIWDKTTIKMVCNILSLPIPSGSANLSTDEVNTRNTFEEKKLNKIVLVGHHKSGTSTIFKQAKLLYNVPFSEDERQSIKFVIQSRLYSYLGILLEGREWFEEESLIEKRKGKGRLLDEPGPSVYTGNTSQLDDKTRYSIGPRLKAFSDWLLKSMVSGNLEAIFPAATREYAPFVEDLWKDPAIQSTYDRRNEIEMLPRPAAYFLNRAVEISRTDYEPTDMDILYAEGITSSNSLTSMEFSIPPSAGNSNLDPPYQHDPSLRYQLIRVHQSTLGGNCKLVEMFEDVDMVAFCVSLTEYDEFSTDVNGVSINKMMASKQLFENIVTHPAFDQKGFLLILNKYDLLEEKIDEAPLTRCEWFHDFNPVTSQNPSSSNNNSNNPTLAHRAFQYIAVKFKRFFHSLTDRKLFVSLVTALESDTVDEALRYASEILKWEEEVPRLINEISSASIEASSSA